In Natrinema sp. HArc-T2, the genomic window CGAGCACGTGACGCTGATGGTCGAAGAGAACGACCAGTGTGTCATCGTCGCGGTCCAGGAAGGCCCCGACGCCGTCAATCTATTCGCGTATCCTGGCGCGCGTATGCCGCTGCACGCGGCAGCCCCCGGGAAAGCGATTCTGGCACACATGCCCGACGACCGCGTCCAGGAGATCATCGACCGGCAGGGACTCGTGGAGATGACGAACCAGACGATTACGGATCCCGACGTGCTCTTCGACCAGCTCGAGGAGATCCGGGAGCAGGGGTATGCCATCGACGAGGGCGAACGCATCGCGGGCATGGTCTGTATCTCCGCACCGGTGCTGGACAAAAGCGACGAGATCCGCGGGGCGATCTGTGTCTGTGGGCCACAGAGCCGGATCGACGAGGAGCGCCGCGAAGAGATCGCCGACATCGTCAAGCGGTCGGCGAACGTGACCCAGGTCAACCTCGATTACGTCTGACCGGCGTCTCCGCCCGCGCTTCGATGGCGATCAGTCGTCGGCGACCGGTGCCAGCGCCTCGATCGTGTCTTCGGCCACGTCGTCGGCGGCTTGCTCCGGAATCGTCACGAGCGGCCGGTCGACGATCGTCTCGCTGACCAGTTCGCGGAGTCGCTCGCGAGCCGCCGCCGGCGTCCCGGCGACACCGAGATCGTCGACCATCTCGTCGGTGACAAGCGCCGTCGCGTCGCCACGGTCGCCCGCCTGCCAGGCCTCGGCGACGCGCTCGACCTGGTCGGGGAACGTGGTGGCGATCGCGTTCCGGTAGCCATCAGCGCTGCCTGCGTAGTAGGCGATGTGACCGCGAACGGCATCGTAGGCCTCCTCGCCGTCATCGCTGACGGCTGCCGGGACGTACGGCGCGATCGTGATCTCCTCGGGATCGCGATCCCGTTCTCGAGCGCTCGTTTCGACGACCTCGAACGCCTCGTCGAGTTGGGAAAAGGGGATGTTGTGGGGCAGCCAGCCGTCACAGAGCCGACCGACGACGCGGCGATTTGCCGGCCCGAGTGCCGCGTGGTAGATCG contains:
- a CDS encoding IclR family transcriptional regulator translates to MTGASNRSVERAFRIVDELAENGGGRVSELADRLEMPVSTVHNYLQALVETGYVSVEDKEYSTTTRFLEVGHRERHRLEVFKAVSDELQDIAAETGEHVTLMVEENDQCVIVAVQEGPDAVNLFAYPGARMPLHAAAPGKAILAHMPDDRVQEIIDRQGLVEMTNQTITDPDVLFDQLEEIREQGYAIDEGERIAGMVCISAPVLDKSDEIRGAICVCGPQSRIDEERREEIADIVKRSANVTQVNLDYV
- a CDS encoding LLM class flavin-dependent oxidoreductase — protein: MHLGVVIPRTGTHDPTDLAISAEAQGYDSVWMGELWGSSSVVKLSEIAALTDEIELGTAIVNVFSRTPAVLAMTAATLDRVADGRASFGVGTSTPTAVENVHGMSFERPVRRSHETIEIVQRILTDDEPVDYDGELVSVSGVPPLDRDVPIYHAALGPANRRVVGRLCDGWLPHNIPFSQLDEAFEVVETSARERDRDPEEITIAPYVPAAVSDDGEEAYDAVRGHIAYYAGSADGYRNAIATTFPDQVERVAEAWQAGDRGDATALVTDEMVDDLGVAGTPAAARERLRELVSETIVDRPLVTIPEQAADDVAEDTIEALAPVADD